In the genome of SAR324 cluster bacterium, the window CTTCCTGCCTTTCGGAGGTTCGGTTCCAACCGTTTTAAAACATTCCGACGAGTCCAGACACGTTCCGACGATTCGGAACAGTTTGGACGAGTGGTCATAACCCATTTGCTGCAATTGACATTCCTGTTGGTATTTAAGCCTCTTCCATTCGTACCGCGAGTTCCGACGAGTCCAGACACGTTCCGACGAGTCCAGAACACTTCAAAACGCCTCAGAATCTTCACCAGTTCAATTTTTCATTTTATCAAACTCATACCTGCATCACTGCACCCTCCGAAACCTTCCTGTGATCTGCAGGTCTTGACTGCACTCTGTCCCAGCAAACATCTGCATTAACTCTGATCAATCTATCGGATTAACAATCCGGTGGTTTTAAACTTTGGTCTTATCTTCAAGATATTTTAAGCAGACGTCAAAAGAATCAAGAATTTTTGTTCATCAAAAATATTGACAAAAAATTGGCAATACCGTATCAAAATGATGCCTCCCAACTAGCAGGGATTTAATCAAATTATTGTTCAAATGTCTTTAATTAAAAAGAGTCAATATGGCAATGATGGTCTGGATTACGATAAAAGTGAAGGAAGGCAATCTTAATCAGGTGATGCAATTGGTTGATGAGCCTTATGGCAATGCTTACACAGCATCACAAAAGGGTTGTGAAAGATTAGAGAGATCTATTTCACACGACAATCCTAATCACATCCTATTAACTGAGTTATGGAGTTCTAAAGAAGATTGGGATGCATACCTTGAATTGCAGCAAACAGTGAGGGATGAAAACGGTTGGATGGGACGTCTCCTTCCTCTGGTGGAGGAAGATTGGCTACAAGTCACATTTTCCGAAATGAATAAATCATTGTAGTGATATTCCATGGGAGATTAAGAGTTAATTTTTGAAAATCAATAATTTTGGAGAATCAAATGAAAATTATCGCAAGTGCCAAAGTGACCAAAGGATATGAACACTGGAAAAATGCAATTGAAAGTGAGGATCACAAGAAAACTCGAGAAGACTCTGGCATCTTTTTTCTAGAATACGGCTACCAAGAAGAGACTGGACGAGTTTTCATAGTTGAGGAATTAGAGTCAGCCGAGTCAGGAGCAAAATTTCTTGCAAACAATCCAAATTACGTAGATGAGGTTGGAATAGATCCATCGACTTTACAGGTAGTTGCACTGGAAGATTGACCAATTGCAGGGATCTCTAGCATCTTAAAAAAAAATTTATAAGATTCATGATTTGGTAACAATTGGGGAGTTCGTTTTAACCATTGGCAAGTAAATCTCCTCTAAGTCAGAGATTCACTGGGATTGGTGGGCTTTACTGAATGTATACTAATTTTAGGAAAGTATACATTGGGGCAGTGATTCGACTCATTATCTGGGACTTCGCTTGACTACTGAACGTTAGGAGTCCACTATCCGGCTCGGAAGACCCAAGCGATACGCTAACATTCAGCTGAATGAGTATGCGATCAGCTAGCACTAGCCAAACTGAACAAGGTCTGCCATTCACTGATACGAAAAAAAAATATGTTCAGTGAATTTCACGATTAGTACAGGGACTTTTTCTCAGACATTTTATTTCTCTGTACTACTTCATGAACGTCCTCTGGGGGAAGCTCACTGACTCGAGCTTCCCCTCTACTAACCGCTAATATCCCCTCGCTCATTGTAGTCGTCTAACTGCTGTTGCAGCCCAATCCTTCAAGCGACTATCTGCTTTTCTTGCTTCAAGGCGCCCAGCCCTTTCAGCTGCGTCTACAGCGCTGCCACGCTTGATTCGCAATAACTGTTCACCTGTTGATCGGTAGCCGTCGCATTGACAGCGCTGCCACCAGGTGCTCCAGTGTCTGTGCTTTTAGCGTTGATTAAGCCACAAAGTACTCGACTTCGTCGTCAACGGGCAATGTAGTTGATACGTCAGTCGTCTTAGGGTCAATGTCTCTGAGCCAGCACTACCCCTCTGATTTTAATGGGATGGGGGGAGTAATCAAATTCTTGAGATCTGCCCTACATTATCGTATTTCTCTCCAGACATTCGTATCAAATACAAAAAGCCGCAAATGTTTTTCTGTTGAGGGAAACAATGATCCGTTGATTAGTGTTCAAGTTTCCATGATTATTTCTGAAGTTTATAAATTTTACACTTCCCAAGCACCATGAAATTCGTAACCAACGGCAGGCTTGTCCCCAACAACCCATGCATCATGCCCTGGTTCAATCGCATAAGCGTCACCACCAGAGTAAGTCTCCTCAGTGCCATCGTTATGACGACAGGTTACTGTGCCCTCGACAATGACGCCGATATGCCTGGCTTGACAGCTTTCTGTCCCGACAATCGGTTTGATATCCTTTGACCATTTCCAGCCGGGCTGGACAGTTACTTTGATTACTCTTTGACCACCTACATTTACTGTCTCCACCCGGGCATTGCTTGGAGTGCTGACTTCATCAGCGCCATTGGTAAAGTTCTTTACTTCAATGGATGCCATTGTTTTCCTCAAAAAAAGTTAGAAATTTCATCGAGCCTTTTTGCAGGACTACTGCTTCACACAACTTATCTTCTCGCAGGGTTAGAATAACGAAGCAATCAAATAGTGAAAAGATTAGGAAGGTTCACCACGTCTGCAGCAGGATCGAGGACTTGTTTTGACGGGTAGTGGGGGGCTTGACTTCAACTACCTGCGATGGGATAAGTCAGCACTCCTACCATTTTGCAGGAAGCAATTGTACTAACGCTTACTTGAATAACTGACCAACTTGGAGACTCTATGATCAAGCATCAAGGTGGATGTCACTGTGGAAAAGTTAGATTTACTACGGAGTATGACCCATTGCTAGTAGGACAGTGCAACTGTACTCGTTGTAGACGCTTGTACGGAACAATGTCTGTCGGTGCTATGTTTGGTGAAAATGAGCCTGAAATCAATGGTGAAACCTATGAATACACCTTCAATGGTGGTAGTGGAATGCCTGTTCATCTACATTCTTGTTCAACATGTGGCACCAGGATCTACGCAGAACCGGAATCTTTTGGAGGAATGATATACGTCCTCCTAGGTTCCTTTGATAATTCTCTCGAATTCGAACCCAAGGGTGAAATTTTCACAAAATACAAAATGAGATGGCTCCGGGATAACGGTTGTATCCAAGAGTCCTTCGAAGAGGCTGCAGTTTTAGAGAGAATGCAAGCATTAATGGAAAACTTAGATCAACGTGCTTGAAAACTGCCAGCATCACTATGAACAATGACTCCGTGATGAGACTCTCATCCCTGCTCAATCACACAACGTCACACAGGGTACTCCATCCCCATCACGATCCAGAATCTGAATGTTGCACTGGGTGAGGTAGGCCCTAGTTTCTTCGTAGTTCTTCATTGGGATGCAGGAAATTGGTCGGAGAGGTCAAAGGGTCTGCACCATCACTGCGCCAATGATTTTGGTGGGATGGGGGGGTCTGGTTCTTCTTACTCTCAGTACCTCAATGATCCATCAGAAGGATGTCGCATCGTAGTACCTAAGCCACTTTCTGTTTCAATAAATTACTGACACTCTGGGCAGACAGTACCTTGTCCGTATGTCCCTGATCGTGAAGGGTCTGGGCCACCTCCCGCAGTGACTTGGTCTTGCCTGGTCGGGTCTTCGATACCTGTCGGGCAATGCGTTTTGCGTTTGTGACCAACTGCGGATCCAGTTCAGCAAAACTTTGCCGTCCTCCAACCTTCCTGCCTGTCTCCAATCGTTTCTGATCACGAGCTCGTTTCAGTTTGGCAACCAGGTTGCCCTTTTCAAACTGGGAGACTGCACCCATCACCTGACGAATCAGTACCCGTGATGGTGTTTCTTCACTGAAATACTCAGGACTATCGACAGGGATCAGATGGATGCCCAACTTCTGCAGTTGCTCGACTCCCATTTCCTGATGAATCAGATCCCGACTGAATCGACTGGCATTCTCAACCAGGATCACAGTC includes:
- a CDS encoding cupin domain-containing protein, which encodes MASIEVKNFTNGADEVSTPSNARVETVNVGGQRVIKVTVQPGWKWSKDIKPIVGTESCQARHIGVIVEGTVTCRHNDGTEETYSGGDAYAIEPGHDAWVVGDKPAVGYEFHGAWEV
- a CDS encoding recombinase family protein, giving the protein MQRVAAYFRTSSAANKDGDSLPRQLSAVQDYAVRNQMSIEVTRHDVKTGNSAIEERAGFADLIAECQQRELTVILVENASRFSRDLIHQEMGVEQLQKLGIHLIPVDSPEYFSEETPSRVLIRQVMGAVSQFEKGNLVAKLKRARDQKRLETGRKVGGRQSFAELDPQLVTNAKRIARQVSKTRPGKTKSLREVAQTLHDQGHTDKVLSAQSVSNLLKQKVA
- a CDS encoding excalibur calcium-binding domain-containing protein; translated protein: MKNYEETRAYLTQCNIQILDRDGDGVPCVTLCD
- a CDS encoding antibiotic biosynthesis monooxygenase — protein: MAMMVWITIKVKEGNLNQVMQLVDEPYGNAYTASQKGCERLERSISHDNPNHILLTELWSSKEDWDAYLELQQTVRDENGWMGRLLPLVEEDWLQVTFSEMNKSL
- a CDS encoding GFA family protein, with protein sequence MIKHQGGCHCGKVRFTTEYDPLLVGQCNCTRCRRLYGTMSVGAMFGENEPEINGETYEYTFNGGSGMPVHLHSCSTCGTRIYAEPESFGGMIYVLLGSFDNSLEFEPKGEIFTKYKMRWLRDNGCIQESFEEAAVLERMQALMENLDQRA